One window from the genome of Anolis sagrei isolate rAnoSag1 chromosome 4, rAnoSag1.mat, whole genome shotgun sequence encodes:
- the LOC132773740 gene encoding colipase-like — MERAWVLLLLTCILAESFASPRGLIFNLDNGELCLRSGQCKSGCCHRPSGLSLARCADKAAENQECSRKNLIYGTYYRCPCESGLTCDADWTIVGGITNSDFGICNDPAKRK, encoded by the exons ATGGAAAGAGCTTGGGTCTTGTTGCTACTCACCTGTATTTTGGCAGAGTCCTTTGCCAGTCCAAGGGGACTCATCTTCAATCTG GACAATGGAGAGCTATGTCTGCGAAGTGGCCAGTGCAAAAGCGGATGCTGTCATAGACCGAGTGGATTAAGTTTGGCACGTTGTGCCGACAAAGCAGCTGAGAATCAGGAATGTTCCCGAAAG AATCTTATTTATGGGACATACTACAGGTGTCCCTGTGAGAGCGGCTTAACTTGTGATGCAGACTGGACAATTGTGGGAGGCATCACCAATTCTGACTTTGGCATCTGCAACGACCCAGcaaaaagaaagtga